The genomic interval GAAGGAACTTCGGCCCCCGCGTTCAATAAACAATTCCGTTCGATTTTCCACGAGCTCCTGGGGGAAGCCCGGACATGTTGGACATTGCGCTCAAGTTCCTGGCTCAGGAACTCAATGCCTATCTGCTCACCCGGACCGGCTCGGACTTCGGCAAGGCAGAGATATCCCGGCTGATGGACGACACGGGCAAGTACGCGCTCAAGGACGACCAGCTCGGCGTCTCCCTCATCCATCTGGAAGAGGAGCGCATCCTCAAGTCCCAGGTCCCCGAGACACGGCTCACGGGCGGCAAACAGGTGCTCCTGGAGCCTCCCCTCAAGCTCAACCTGCACATCCTCTATGCCGCCCGGTTCTCCCATTACGACCAGGCGCTGCGCTACCTCGCCTACGTCCTCACCTTCTTCCAGTCGCATCCCTCCTTCACGCCCGAGGCGTACCCCGGACTGGACGGACGCATCGAGAAGCTGAGCGCCGAGCTCCAATCGCTCACCTACGAGCAGGTCAACCAGGTCTGGGCCTTCATCGGAGGCAAGCAGCTCCCCTCCGCCATCTACAAGGTCCGCATGGTGCTCCTCCAGGACACCGCGCGGACGTCCATCCAACAGCCGCTCACGCAGCTGGATACCAACCTGCACTTCCGATGAGCTTCCATCTCCGCACATTGCTCACCTTGAGCATCGCGCACGGCTACTACGCCGGGACGTGCTCGGACCTCGGCTTCGTGCTGCCCTCCGACACCGCGAAGCTGCTGGATGGCGGCAAGCTGGTGGCCCGCGTCCGCGAAGGGGTGCTGCACCTCCTGTTCGACGCGGACCCCCAGGGCTCGCCCCAGGTCTCCCTGGCGGGGAAGACGCTGCGCATCGGCTTGAAACAACTCACCCCCCAGTTCAGCAACGTCACGGAGGGACTCCCCGTCAGCCCGGCGCTGTCTCACCAGGTGAACAGCGGCCCCGTCGACCAGCTCGGCGCTCCGGTCCAGGCAACCTTCGTGGGACAGGTATTCTCGTGGGCGCTGACGGACGAGGCGCGTCCGGTGACGGTCTCCCTCCGTGATGCGAAGGGCGACACGCCGCGCACCCAGACGGTGACGGCCGAGGACGACCGCTCCAGCGTGTCATTCGACCTCACGGGCCTGCCCCCGGGCGCGTTCGTCCTGAGTGAGACAACGGAGGCCGGGACGTCCACGACCTCCTGCTACCTGGACCCCGAGCTCCAGCAGGAAGGCGCCTTCGCCGTCGTCGAGCTGCGAATCGACCCGGGCTTCTACACGACGCCCCCCGCGTTCCGGGTGGCCTATGCCGCGCGCCAGGAGACGCTGAAGTACTACCTGGTGGCTGACAATTACACACAGGCCGAGGCCAACCTCCTCAGCGTGACGGACGCCGGCTTCACCGAGGACAGCCGTCCTCAGCTGGTGTTCACCCGGGTGGCATCCGAGGACTTCACCCCGGCCGACCTCCCCGCCGGACTGCTCGGGGGTGGCAATGCCCAGGTGGTCCTCTTCAAGTCGCAAGCCCTCGTGCCTCGGCGGCAACAGGCGCGAAGGAAGCTTCAGCTCGTGAGGACGAGCACGGGGGACGTCCTCATCGACCACCTTCCCCAACCCGGGGCCGACAGTCCCCACGCAGACCTGATCATCCACGTGTTGAAACCGTAGAGGTTCGAGAAATGCCCACCTACCGCACTCCCGATGTCTATGTGGAAGAGATACAGACGTTCCCTCCGTCCGTCGCGGAGGTGGGCACGTCGATTCCAGCCTTCATCGGCTGGACGGAGAAGGCCACCAAGGCGTCCACCAATGACCTCCTCCTGAAGCCCACCAAGGTCTACTCCATCAAGGAGTATGAGGCCCTCTTCGGCTTCCCGGCCGCGCCGGACATCCCGGTCACCGTCGCGGAGACGGGAGGGGTCATCACCGCGGCCACCGTCTCGCCGCCCACCACCTGGTACCTCCTCTACTACGCCGTGAAGATGTTCTTCGATAACGGCGGAGCGCAGTGCTACGTCATCTCCGTCGGGACGTACTCGACGACGCCGGCCACCTCGACCTTCACGCTCACGGGGGATGCCACCACCAGCGCCGTCACGGGCTATGGCCTGCAGGATGGCCTGGACGCGCTGTCCTTGGAGGACGAGCCCACGCTCGTGGTCATCCCCGAGGCGGTGAACCTGTCCACCGCCGACTACACCACGCTGGTGCAGGCGGTGCTCGCCCAGTGCAACCGGTTGAGGGACCGCTTCGCCATCTTCGACATCCATGGCGGCGGGGCCAGCCTGGACTCGGCCGGGCTCACCGCCAACCGCGGCTACTTCGGCAACAACTTCTTGAAGTACGGCGCGGCCTATTACCCCTTCGTCAAGACGGCCTTCAACCACTACGTCAACGAAGGGGAGACCAACGTCAAGGTGACGCTCAACGTCGCCAACGCGGCGGGCCTGGACACCTTCAAGACCACGAACACCGCCGTCTACAACCAGGTGAAGCAGGCCCTGAAGGACCACTACATCACCATGCCGCCCAGCGCCGCCGTGGCGGGCATCTACGCCGCCACCGACTCCGCGCGGGGCGTGTGGAAGGCCCCGGCCAACATGAGCCTGGCGGATGTCATCGAGCCGGTGGTGAAGCTCGACAACCTCAAGCAGGACGACTTCAACGTCGACGCCACCACCGGCAAGTCCATCAACGCCGTGCGTGCCTTCGCTGGCAAGGGCACCCTCGTCTGGGGCGCTCGCACGCTGGCCGGCAATGACAACGAGTGGCGCTATGTGAATGTCCGCCGCTTCTTCAGCGTGGTGGAGGAGTCCATCAAGAAGTCCACCTATTGGGCCGTCTTCGAGCCCAATGACGCGAACACCTGGGTGAAGGTGCGCGGGATGATTGAGAACTACCTCACCGACAAGTGGCGTGAGGGAGCGCTCGCTGGCGCCACGCCCAAGGATGCCTTCTTCGTCAAGTGTGGCCTCGGCTCGACGATGAACCCGCAGGACATCCTCGAGGGACGGCTGAACGTCGAGATT from Myxococcus stipitatus carries:
- a CDS encoding DUF4255 domain-containing protein, which codes for MLDIALKFLAQELNAYLLTRTGSDFGKAEISRLMDDTGKYALKDDQLGVSLIHLEEERILKSQVPETRLTGGKQVLLEPPLKLNLHILYAARFSHYDQALRYLAYVLTFFQSHPSFTPEAYPGLDGRIEKLSAELQSLTYEQVNQVWAFIGGKQLPSAIYKVRMVLLQDTARTSIQQPLTQLDTNLHFR
- a CDS encoding phage tail sheath family protein, coding for MPTYRTPDVYVEEIQTFPPSVAEVGTSIPAFIGWTEKATKASTNDLLLKPTKVYSIKEYEALFGFPAAPDIPVTVAETGGVITAATVSPPTTWYLLYYAVKMFFDNGGAQCYVISVGTYSTTPATSTFTLTGDATTSAVTGYGLQDGLDALSLEDEPTLVVIPEAVNLSTADYTTLVQAVLAQCNRLRDRFAIFDIHGGGASLDSAGLTANRGYFGNNFLKYGAAYYPFVKTAFNHYVNEGETNVKVTLNVANAAGLDTFKTTNTAVYNQVKQALKDHYITMPPSAAVAGIYAATDSARGVWKAPANMSLADVIEPVVKLDNLKQDDFNVDATTGKSINAVRAFAGKGTLVWGARTLAGNDNEWRYVNVRRFFSVVEESIKKSTYWAVFEPNDANTWVKVRGMIENYLTDKWREGALAGATPKDAFFVKCGLGSTMNPQDILEGRLNVEIGMAVVRPAEFIVLKFSHKLQTS